The Candidatus Poribacteria bacterium sequence TTTATGGGGAATAAAATGTGTGTTTATGGGGAATAAAATGTGTGTTTATGGGGAAGTATAAGAAACTCGCTTATCACAAGGGTTTATCCGGTTTGGAAATTAACATATTAGATTTTAAAATGTGTGTTTATGGGGAATAAAATGTGTATAATGTTGACAACATACACATTTTATTATACTATTTCTATTATTTTATCGTCATAAAAAGAGATAGAGACATTGATTTGCTGTCAGGAGGGTATCTTATGAACTTGGCGAACAGAAACGAGCTCATCAAGGCGAGTCCGGCGATTCAGGTGCAGAGCAAGATGACGCTTTTGCAACGTCGGGCATGGAACGTGTTACTCGCAAATGCCTATGATGACTTACCGGATACAGACATCTATCGCGTCAGCATTGCTGAGTTATCAGCGAAACTTGGTTTTAACAGCAAGAACGAGAATTATTTGAAGGAAATATTAGAGACACTTGTTGATTGCAAGGTAAGATGGAACTTGCTCGACAAGGACAAGGAAGAAGAATGGGGCGTTGCGGTCCTACTTGCATCAGCAGAAATAAAGGACGGTATCTGTACCTATGGGTTTGCTCCACATTTCCGTTTGAAACTTCACAATCCGCGCATTTATGCTAAGTTGAACCTCCGCCTCCAAAATCGGTTCAAGAGCCAATACGCGTTGGTTTTATGGGAAGTTTGCTTTGATTACTTTGATGCTGATCGGGACCAGGGTGAAACACCTGTTATCTCGATTGAAACCTTCAAAGAGCTGCTGGGTCTTGGAAAAGATGATTACCCTATATTCAGTGAATTTAACCGATCGGTCATTAAACCTGCTGTCAAGGAGATCAACACTCTAACAAATTACCACGTTGAGGTTGAACAGAAACGCATCGGACGACGGATCGGTGAACTGAAGTTCCATATCACCAGGGTCAAGCAGATCCCGCCGATTCAGGAGTCACTCTTTCCTGATATAGAGAACCTTCCTCCAGTTGCTATTGAACTCGTCCAGGCAGAGATTGATCGGAAAGCTGCCCTTAAAATCGCCGAACAAGAATGGAGTTTCGTGAATCCCGAAAAATTGCCGTCCGATGGCACGTATCCTGATTTTCTGGCATATATCGCCGAGAAGATTGAAATATCCATCCACGCCGTGGGGGTCAAAAATCGTGGCGGTTTTATCCTTGAAGCCATCCGCGAGAACTATCAGAACTCACAGGTACAAAAGGATCGTGAAGAACGCGCCAAGAAAGCAAGAGAAAAAGAACTGGAGGACTTAGCTGCAGAATTTAGGGTCAAACGTGATAACATGATCCGTCAAGTCGTTCACGCCCAACCGGAACTTATTGAATCCGCTGCGGAATGTATCCAGTCTAATTTCATCCGTAATCGGCTCCTTGAGCACGGATCCGCTATGGAAGCATACCAAAAAGGTGGAATGATCAAAGCGGAGATAGACAGCATTCTTGCTGAGGAATTCTGTCAGGATCTGCTTGCTCCGGTTCATACGGCGTATGAAGATGAAAAGGAGCAAATTTTGGCAAGGGTCTGTTAGATCACCCCAATTTACTCCCTTAATTGGATAAACGCCTGACTGACAAAATCACTGTTTTTCAAGGTTTTAACCGCGCCTTTAACCCGTTCAGCAGCGAAGCAGCGAAATTATGGTCCGTGTAGCCGGTGTAGCCCACCGTAGTAGGGAACAGGATGGTCATCTGTGAAGTTTGCTCATCAGGAGGAGAAGGCGTATTATAATGTTTGATCTCTTAATTC is a genomic window containing:
- a CDS encoding replication initiation protein; the encoded protein is MNLANRNELIKASPAIQVQSKMTLLQRRAWNVLLANAYDDLPDTDIYRVSIAELSAKLGFNSKNENYLKEILETLVDCKVRWNLLDKDKEEEWGVAVLLASAEIKDGICTYGFAPHFRLKLHNPRIYAKLNLRLQNRFKSQYALVLWEVCFDYFDADRDQGETPVISIETFKELLGLGKDDYPIFSEFNRSVIKPAVKEINTLTNYHVEVEQKRIGRRIGELKFHITRVKQIPPIQESLFPDIENLPPVAIELVQAEIDRKAALKIAEQEWSFVNPEKLPSDGTYPDFLAYIAEKIEISIHAVGVKNRGGFILEAIRENYQNSQVQKDREERAKKAREKELEDLAAEFRVKRDNMIRQVVHAQPELIESAAECIQSNFIRNRLLEHGSAMEAYQKGGMIKAEIDSILAEEFCQDLLAPVHTAYEDEKEQILARVC